A region of Carassius auratus strain Wakin chromosome 41, ASM336829v1, whole genome shotgun sequence DNA encodes the following proteins:
- the LOC113059752 gene encoding succinate-semialdehyde dehydrogenase, mitochondrial-like isoform X2 — protein MMLQRPYSLGVSAQLLRTQAFIEGRWVSAASTFPVLDPATGEEIVKVSDCGTKEAQDAVYAAYKAFHPWKSHTAKERSILLRKWFDLINQHKEDLAKLITAESGKPMKESVGEMTYSASFLEWFSEEARRVYGDIVAPPAKDRKILLLKQPVGVASIITPWNFPSAMITRKVGAALAVGCTVVVKPAEDTPLSALALAELSVQAGIPPGVFNVVPCSREKTPAVGELLCTDPLVAKISFTGSTATGKILLRHAAGTVKRVSMELGGHAPFIVFDSADVDKAVAGAMASKFRNSGQTCVCSNRFLVQSGIHDAFMEKLAKAMDAELKVGHGSEPTTTQGPLINTRAAEKVENQIADAVSLGAVIVRGGKRLEGSFMQPTLLSSVNTDMLCMREETFGPLIPVVKFNTEQEALAIANASPVGLAGYFYSRDISQIWRVAEQMEVGMVGVNEGLISTTEASFGGIKQSGLGREGSKYGIDEYLEIKYMCLGGLSL, from the exons ATGATGCTGCAGCGGCCCTACAGCCTCGGTGTGTCAGCGCAGCTCCTGCGGACTCAAGCCTTCATAGAAGGGCGCTGGGTCTCCGCTGCATCCACGTTCCCCGTGTTAGATCCAGCCACGGGAGAAGAGATCGTGAAGGTGTCAGACTGCGGTACAAAGGAAGCTCAAGACGCTGTCTATGCTGCGTACAAAGCGTTTCACCCGTGGAAGAGTCACACAGCCAAG GAGAGAAGCATTTTGCTGCGGAAGTGGTTTGATCTGATCAATCAGCACAAGGAAGATCTTGCCAAGTTGATCACAGCCGAGTCT GGGAAGCCTATGAAGGAGTCTGTTGGTGAGATGACATATTCTGCCTCCTTTCTGGAGTGGTTTTCTGAAGAGGCCAGGCGTGTGTATGGAGATATTGTCGCACCTCCAGCCAAGGACCGCAAGATCCTGTTACTCAAGCAGCCGGTGGGAGTGGCTTCCATCATTACACCT TGGAATTTCCCTAGTGCCATGATCACCAGGAAGGTAGGCGCAGCGCTTGCGGTGGGCTGCACTGTGGTGGTGAAGCCGGCTGAGGACACGCCTCTCTCTGCGCTGGCCCTTGCTGAG CTGTCAGTTCAGGCTGGCATTCCTCCTGGGGTGTTTAATGTGGTGCCCTGTTCAAGAGAAAAGACCCCTGCTGTTGGGGAGCTGCTCTGCACAGACCCTCTCGTGGCCAAAATCTCATTTACTGGCTCCACAGCCACTGGCAAG ATACTACTAAGACACGCTGCAGGAACTGTTAAAAGGGTGTCCATGGAGTTGGGAGGACACGCCCCCTTTATTGTATTTGACAGTGCTGATGTAGATAAAGCCGTTGCTGGAGCGATGGCTTCCAAATTCAGGAACTCAGGCCAG ACCTGCGTGTGCTCCAACCGCTTTTTGGTCCAGAGTGGCATCCATGATGCTTTCATGGAGAAGCTGGCGAAGGCTATGGATGCCGAACTGAAGGTTGGCCACGGCTCAGAGCCCACCACCACTCAGGGGCCACTCATCAACACTCGTGCTGCAGAGAAG GTGGAGAACCAGATTGCAGATGCTGTGTCACTGGGAGCAGTCATAGTTCGAGGTGGGAAGAGACTGGAGGGCTCCTTTATGCAGCCCACCCTGCTGTCCAGTGTCAACACTGACATGCTCTGCATGCGAGAGGAGACCTTTGGACCCCTTATTCCTGTTGTTAA GTTCAACACAGAACAGGAGGCACTTGCCATTGCCAATGCTTCTCCTGTTGGTTTAGCAG GTTACTTTTACTCCAGAGACATCAGTCAGATCTGGCGGGTGGCTGAgcagatggaggtgggcatggTTGGGGTCAACGAAGGTCTGATCTCCACCACAGAAGCCTCTTTTGGTGGAATCAAACAGTCTGGACTGGGCAGAGAAGGATCCAAATATGGCATTGATGAGTATCTAGAAATAAAGTACATGTGTTTGGGGGGACTCTCGCTTTAA
- the LOC113059752 gene encoding succinate-semialdehyde dehydrogenase, mitochondrial-like isoform X1 — protein MGSLYLSRGRCILRQVFSGLPMMLQRPYSLGVSAQLLRTQAFIEGRWVSAASTFPVLDPATGEEIVKVSDCGTKEAQDAVYAAYKAFHPWKSHTAKERSILLRKWFDLINQHKEDLAKLITAESGKPMKESVGEMTYSASFLEWFSEEARRVYGDIVAPPAKDRKILLLKQPVGVASIITPWNFPSAMITRKVGAALAVGCTVVVKPAEDTPLSALALAELSVQAGIPPGVFNVVPCSREKTPAVGELLCTDPLVAKISFTGSTATGKILLRHAAGTVKRVSMELGGHAPFIVFDSADVDKAVAGAMASKFRNSGQTCVCSNRFLVQSGIHDAFMEKLAKAMDAELKVGHGSEPTTTQGPLINTRAAEKVENQIADAVSLGAVIVRGGKRLEGSFMQPTLLSSVNTDMLCMREETFGPLIPVVKFNTEQEALAIANASPVGLAGYFYSRDISQIWRVAEQMEVGMVGVNEGLISTTEASFGGIKQSGLGREGSKYGIDEYLEIKYMCLGGLSL, from the exons ATGggcagtttatatctctcaagAGGTCGGTGTATTCTCCGGCAGGTGTTCTCTGGCTTACCCATGATGCTGCAGCGGCCCTACAGCCTCGGTGTGTCAGCGCAGCTCCTGCGGACTCAAGCCTTCATAGAAGGGCGCTGGGTCTCCGCTGCATCCACGTTCCCCGTGTTAGATCCAGCCACGGGAGAAGAGATCGTGAAGGTGTCAGACTGCGGTACAAAGGAAGCTCAAGACGCTGTCTATGCTGCGTACAAAGCGTTTCACCCGTGGAAGAGTCACACAGCCAAG GAGAGAAGCATTTTGCTGCGGAAGTGGTTTGATCTGATCAATCAGCACAAGGAAGATCTTGCCAAGTTGATCACAGCCGAGTCT GGGAAGCCTATGAAGGAGTCTGTTGGTGAGATGACATATTCTGCCTCCTTTCTGGAGTGGTTTTCTGAAGAGGCCAGGCGTGTGTATGGAGATATTGTCGCACCTCCAGCCAAGGACCGCAAGATCCTGTTACTCAAGCAGCCGGTGGGAGTGGCTTCCATCATTACACCT TGGAATTTCCCTAGTGCCATGATCACCAGGAAGGTAGGCGCAGCGCTTGCGGTGGGCTGCACTGTGGTGGTGAAGCCGGCTGAGGACACGCCTCTCTCTGCGCTGGCCCTTGCTGAG CTGTCAGTTCAGGCTGGCATTCCTCCTGGGGTGTTTAATGTGGTGCCCTGTTCAAGAGAAAAGACCCCTGCTGTTGGGGAGCTGCTCTGCACAGACCCTCTCGTGGCCAAAATCTCATTTACTGGCTCCACAGCCACTGGCAAG ATACTACTAAGACACGCTGCAGGAACTGTTAAAAGGGTGTCCATGGAGTTGGGAGGACACGCCCCCTTTATTGTATTTGACAGTGCTGATGTAGATAAAGCCGTTGCTGGAGCGATGGCTTCCAAATTCAGGAACTCAGGCCAG ACCTGCGTGTGCTCCAACCGCTTTTTGGTCCAGAGTGGCATCCATGATGCTTTCATGGAGAAGCTGGCGAAGGCTATGGATGCCGAACTGAAGGTTGGCCACGGCTCAGAGCCCACCACCACTCAGGGGCCACTCATCAACACTCGTGCTGCAGAGAAG GTGGAGAACCAGATTGCAGATGCTGTGTCACTGGGAGCAGTCATAGTTCGAGGTGGGAAGAGACTGGAGGGCTCCTTTATGCAGCCCACCCTGCTGTCCAGTGTCAACACTGACATGCTCTGCATGCGAGAGGAGACCTTTGGACCCCTTATTCCTGTTGTTAA GTTCAACACAGAACAGGAGGCACTTGCCATTGCCAATGCTTCTCCTGTTGGTTTAGCAG GTTACTTTTACTCCAGAGACATCAGTCAGATCTGGCGGGTGGCTGAgcagatggaggtgggcatggTTGGGGTCAACGAAGGTCTGATCTCCACCACAGAAGCCTCTTTTGGTGGAATCAAACAGTCTGGACTGGGCAGAGAAGGATCCAAATATGGCATTGATGAGTATCTAGAAATAAAGTACATGTGTTTGGGGGGACTCTCGCTTTAA
- the LOC113059756 gene encoding elongator complex protein 6-like, giving the protein MFPELNSILNATPDSFKSSDFILVSDRRADASFLIHHHLSFYLRAGCKVCFLGLVQSFSHYSAVGQRLGVSLAQAREKGQLVFLEGLKNSIGVVLQEDTSQETQPLSYLRTPGAGLEGLFRFVDRCVRQRGDGDAGESWGPPVLLIDDLSVLLSLGVSVGAILDFTLYCQATVCSELQGNMVILVRCEEDADDDEEGSNLLQRGLVHQCNLALHVEGLPTGYCRDIHGQMSVWWRQGGETIYNQRKIFHFKLHDKGASFFARGTSSAVL; this is encoded by the exons ATGTTCCCAGAATTGAACAGTATTCTCAATGCCACTCCAGACAGTTTCAAATCG AGTGACTTTATCCTGGTGTCAGACAGACGAGCTGATGCATCATTCCTCATTCATCACCATCTGTCTTTCTATTTACGTG CTGGCTGTAAGGTGTGTTTTCTGGGTCTTGTGCAGTCCTTTAGTCATTACAGTGCTGTCGGTCAGAGGCTG GGAGTGAGTCTGGCCCAGGCAAGAGAGAAGGGCCAGTTGGTGTTTCTTGAAGGACTGAAGAATTCTATCGGAGTTGTATTACAGGAGGACACCAGTCAGGAGACGCAACCCTTGAGTTATCTCAG GACCCCAGGTGCTGGACTGGAAGGTCTGTTCAGATTTGTGGACCGTTGTGTGCGTCAGAGAGGAGATGGTGATGCTGGTGAATCATGGGGTCCTCCAGTGTTACTCATAGATGATCTCAGTGTGCTCCTGAGTTTAGGAGTTAGTGTTGGAGCAATACTAGACTTTACCCTCTACTGCCAAGCCACCGTGTGCTCTGAGTTACAG GGAAATATGGTTATTCTGGTGAGATGTGAGGAGGAtgcagatgatgatgaagagggaTCAAACCTGCTGCAGAGGGGACTAGTTCATCAGTGTAACTTGGCTTTACATGTAGAGGGGTTACCAACAGGCTACTGCAGGGACATACATGGACAG atGTCAGTTTGGTGGCGACAGGGAGGAGAGACCATCTACAACCAAcgaaaaatatttcattttaaactcCATGATAAAGGAGCCTCGTTTTTCGCTCGAGGGACTTCTAGTGCTGTTCTCTAA
- the LOC113059755 gene encoding GA-binding protein subunit beta-2-like isoform X2, which translates to MSLVDLGKRLLEAARKGQDDEVRSLMANGAPFTTDWLGTSPLHLAAQYGHYSTAEVLLRAGVSRDARTKVDRTPLHMAAAEGHSSIVELLVKSGADINAKDMLKMTALHWATEHGHRGVVELLIKYGADTHALSKFEKTPFNIAVDRGNTEMMLLLQEGMQNQVNMNPERTILGSTSPATSSPQFIISSSGVVNLSDIVLTNAKANAGAAETGIAADSVDSAIQHLVGEDGQRVITIVTDQQGNLQTGNLGQKFFVTMQGQQMVAVPAGQIAEEIITEDTKPVPTRKRKFESTVNHTDVKHKEPTEKDSRELLERQLKEANRKAQEYRQQLIRKEQEAEEYRLKLEAIANGQTNGTSTEPQEEVVLQEEEEEEEEVVGEEEVVMLPEGAIIIKEEPLDSTAGETVTLVETADITASSESMP; encoded by the exons ATGTCGCTTGTGGATTTGGGAAAGCGTTTGTTGGAGGCAGCACGCAAAGGACAGGATGATGAAGTGAGGTCACTTATGGCCAATGGAGCTCCTTTTACTACAGACTGG CTGGGAACCTCACCGCTTCATTTAGCAGCGCAGTACGGGCACTACTCCACTGCTGAGGTGCTTCTCCGTGCCGGTGTGAGTAGAGATGCCCGCACTAAAGTGGATCGGACCCCCCTCCACATGGCTGCGGCAGAGGGCCACTCAAGCATCGTTGAGCTGTTGGTCAAG AGTGGAGCAGACATCAATGCCAAAGACATGCTGAAAATGACCGCCCTGCACTGGGCTACAGAACATGGGCACAGGGGAGTCGTGGAGCTGTTGATCAAATACGGCGCTGATACTCATGCCCTCAGCAAGTTTGAGAAGACGCCTTTTAACATTGCAGTGGACCGAGGAAACACAGAGATGATGCTATTGTTACAG GAGGGAATGCAGAACCAAGTTAATATGAATCCAGAGAGGACTATCCTAGGCAGCACATCACCCGCCACATCCAGCCCTCAGTTCATCATCTCTTCCTCTGGAGTCGTCAATCTCTCTGATATTGTTCTCACTAATGCTAAGGCTAACGCAG GAGCTGCAGAGACTGGGATTGCTGCTGATTCGGTAGATTCTGCCATCCAGCATCTTGTAGGGGAGGATGGCCAGAGAGTCATCACCATAGTAACCGACCAACAGGGAAACCTGCAGACTGGCAACTTGGGACAGAAATTCTTTGTCACAATGCAGGGGCAGCAAA TGGTTGCAGTGCCAGCGGGTCAGATTGCAGAGGAGATCATAACAGAGGACACCAAACCAGTCCCAACACGGAAGCGGAAATTTGAATCAACCGTCAACCACACAGATGTTAAACACAAG GAGCCCACTGAGAAGGACAGTCGGGAACTACTGGAACGGCAGCTGAAAGAAGCAAACAGAAAAGCCCAGGAGTACAGACAGCAGTTAATAAGAAAGGAACAGGAAGCTGAGGAGTACAGGCTTAAACTAGAGGCTATTGCCAACGGGCAGACCAATGGCACCAGCACAGAGCCCCAAGAGGAAGTGGTGctccaggaagaggaagaggaagaggaggaggtggtTGGCGAAGAGGAAGTTGTCATGTTGCCAGAAGGGGCCATCATCATTAAAGAGGAGCCCCTTGACTCAACAGCAGGAGAAACAGTAACGCTAGTGGAGACTGCAGATATTACAGCCAGCTCAGAGAGTATGCCATAG
- the LOC113059755 gene encoding GA-binding protein subunit beta-2-like isoform X1, with protein sequence MSLVDLGKRLLEAARKGQDDEVRSLMANGAPFTTDWLGTSPLHLAAQYGHYSTAEVLLRAGVSRDARTKVDRTPLHMAAAEGHSSIVELLVKSGADINAKDMLKMTALHWATEHGHRGVVELLIKYGADTHALSKFEKTPFNIAVDRGNTEMMLLLQEGMQNQVNMNPERTILGSTSPATSSPQFIISSSGVVNLSDIVLTNAKANAAGAAETGIAADSVDSAIQHLVGEDGQRVITIVTDQQGNLQTGNLGQKFFVTMQGQQMVAVPAGQIAEEIITEDTKPVPTRKRKFESTVNHTDVKHKEPTEKDSRELLERQLKEANRKAQEYRQQLIRKEQEAEEYRLKLEAIANGQTNGTSTEPQEEVVLQEEEEEEEEVVGEEEVVMLPEGAIIIKEEPLDSTAGETVTLVETADITASSESMP encoded by the exons ATGTCGCTTGTGGATTTGGGAAAGCGTTTGTTGGAGGCAGCACGCAAAGGACAGGATGATGAAGTGAGGTCACTTATGGCCAATGGAGCTCCTTTTACTACAGACTGG CTGGGAACCTCACCGCTTCATTTAGCAGCGCAGTACGGGCACTACTCCACTGCTGAGGTGCTTCTCCGTGCCGGTGTGAGTAGAGATGCCCGCACTAAAGTGGATCGGACCCCCCTCCACATGGCTGCGGCAGAGGGCCACTCAAGCATCGTTGAGCTGTTGGTCAAG AGTGGAGCAGACATCAATGCCAAAGACATGCTGAAAATGACCGCCCTGCACTGGGCTACAGAACATGGGCACAGGGGAGTCGTGGAGCTGTTGATCAAATACGGCGCTGATACTCATGCCCTCAGCAAGTTTGAGAAGACGCCTTTTAACATTGCAGTGGACCGAGGAAACACAGAGATGATGCTATTGTTACAG GAGGGAATGCAGAACCAAGTTAATATGAATCCAGAGAGGACTATCCTAGGCAGCACATCACCCGCCACATCCAGCCCTCAGTTCATCATCTCTTCCTCTGGAGTCGTCAATCTCTCTGATATTGTTCTCACTAATGCTAAGGCTAACGCAG CAGGAGCTGCAGAGACTGGGATTGCTGCTGATTCGGTAGATTCTGCCATCCAGCATCTTGTAGGGGAGGATGGCCAGAGAGTCATCACCATAGTAACCGACCAACAGGGAAACCTGCAGACTGGCAACTTGGGACAGAAATTCTTTGTCACAATGCAGGGGCAGCAAA TGGTTGCAGTGCCAGCGGGTCAGATTGCAGAGGAGATCATAACAGAGGACACCAAACCAGTCCCAACACGGAAGCGGAAATTTGAATCAACCGTCAACCACACAGATGTTAAACACAAG GAGCCCACTGAGAAGGACAGTCGGGAACTACTGGAACGGCAGCTGAAAGAAGCAAACAGAAAAGCCCAGGAGTACAGACAGCAGTTAATAAGAAAGGAACAGGAAGCTGAGGAGTACAGGCTTAAACTAGAGGCTATTGCCAACGGGCAGACCAATGGCACCAGCACAGAGCCCCAAGAGGAAGTGGTGctccaggaagaggaagaggaagaggaggaggtggtTGGCGAAGAGGAAGTTGTCATGTTGCCAGAAGGGGCCATCATCATTAAAGAGGAGCCCCTTGACTCAACAGCAGGAGAAACAGTAACGCTAGTGGAGACTGCAGATATTACAGCCAGCTCAGAGAGTATGCCATAG
- the LOC113059759 gene encoding CDC42 small effector protein 1 yields the protein MSAFWHKIGCCVVAKPPPKKKRRRIDRSMIGEPTNFIHLTHIGSGEMADGMQPSGPIQEQMRSKVPHANGRNSLL from the exons ATGAGTGCATTCTGGCATAAGATCGGCTGCTGCGTGGTAGCCAAACCTCCTCCG AAGAAGAAACGAAGGAGAATTGACCGGAGCATGATCGGAGAGCCCACAAACTTCATTCATCTGACACACATAGGCTCTGGTGAAATGGCAGATGGCATGCAACCG TCTGGCCCGATACAGGAACAAATGAGATCCAAAGTGCCTCATGCTAATGGACGAAACAGCTTGTTATAG
- the LOC113059758 gene encoding BCL2/adenovirus E1B 19 kDa protein-interacting protein 2-like, with amino-acid sequence MTLDMGTYSDQRERYMQNGHSENGKTSAFPDMELREEWQDEEFPRPLPEDTQSPGDEEESPGTEGNRPVPPTSLALTGNTVRKKRLVAPTLSLTLDKTSTDRSMKSDEFDASALSPSPDDDLEIDINLEALETPSDSESYNFPDSMHDLEWEDDLPRMGKAAIRKASLLEHAEMGHLDLDQVDSNGRRWRRFHVGGQDYQVNMSVLEPYLQVLSHGGYFGDGSTAIIMFTSCYLPENTTEHYEYVMDNLFRYIIGTLDLMVSENYILVYLCGMAPRNKMPGIKWLRQCYMSIDRRLRKDLKGLFVVHPAWYVRALITVIKPFISEKFSRKMRFIHSLQELAEFVPVAQLQIPDCIRQYDEQMNR; translated from the exons ATGACTTTAGACATGGGGACTTACTCGGACCAGAGGGAAAGGTACATGCAAAATGG GCATTCAGAAAACGGGAAGACCTCTGCTTTCCCTGACATGGAGCTCCGGGAGGAATGGCAGGATGAGGAGTTCCCCAG ACCTCTTCCTGAAGACACACAGAGTCCTGGAGATGAAGAGGAAAGCCCTGGAACTGAGGGAAACAGGCCTG TCCCTCCAACTAGCCTGGCTCTTACTGGTAATACCGTCAGGAAGAAACGACTAGTGGCGCCAACTCTTAGTTTAACACTGGACAAAACCTCTACTGACCGGAGCATGAAATCTGATGAGTTTGATGCTTCTGCCCTTTCACCATCTCCTGATGATGACCTAGAGATAGACATTAACCTGGAGGCCTTAGAGACACCCTCAGACAGCGAGTCTTACAACTTTCCAGACAGCATGCACGACTTAGAGTGGGAAG ATGATCTTCCCAGGATGGGCAAAGCAGCAATCAGAAAAGCCAGTTTACTGGAGCACGCAGAGATGGGACACCTGGACTTGGATCAGGTGGACAGCAATGGGCGACGATGGAGACGATTTCATGTTGGCGGCCAAGACTACCAAGTCAACATGAGCGTTCTGGAGCCATACCTTCAGGTTCTTTCCCACGGAG GATATTTTGGGGACGGATCGACAGCCATCATTATGTTCACCTCCTGCTACCTTCCAGAAAATACAACAGAACACTATGAATATGTAATGGACAATCTCTTCAG GTACATTATTGGCACGTTGGACTTGATGGTGTCTGAGAACTACATATTGGTGTATTTGTGTGGAATGGCCCCTCGCAATAAGATGCCTGGGATTAAGTGGCTTCGACAGTGTTACATGTCCATCGACAGACG GTTAAGAAAAGACTTGAAAGGGCTTTTCGTGGTTCACCCAGCCTGGTACGTGAGAGCGTTAATCACCGTCATCAAACCCTTCATCAG TGAGAAATTCAGCAGGAAGATGCGCTTCATCCACAGCTTGCAGGAACTGGCAGAGTTTGTTCCTGTGGCCCAGCTGCAAATCCCAGACTGCATCAGACA GTATGATGAGCAGATGAACAGGTGA